From Oreochromis aureus strain Israel breed Guangdong linkage group 4, ZZ_aureus, whole genome shotgun sequence, a single genomic window includes:
- the LOC116313076 gene encoding small integral membrane protein 10-like protein 2A isoform X1, protein MAGLSYLVLRFSGSAGRTYGVFSKGLTRTLLIFFDLAWRLRIRFPYVYLVASMMFNVRLQLHGPAALQVKGSGDVCRYETG, encoded by the exons ATGGCGGGTCTGTCATATTTAGTGCTCCGGTTTTCGGGCTCTGCTGGTCGGACGTACGGAGTATTTTCGAAAGGCTTGACGAGGACTTTGTTGATATTTTTTGATCTCGCATGGCGGCTGCGAAtcagattcccctatgtctacCTCGTCGCCTCGATGATGTTTAATGTGAGATTACAG TTACACGGCCCGGCGGCTTTGCAGGTGAAGGGAAGCGGGGATGTCTGCAGATATGAGACAGGGTGA
- the LOC116313076 gene encoding small integral membrane protein 10-like protein 2A isoform X2 produces MAGLSYLVLRFSGSAGRTYGVFSKGLTRTLLIFFDLAWRLRIRFPYVYLVASMMFNVRLQVHIEIH; encoded by the exons ATGGCGGGTCTGTCATATTTAGTGCTCCGGTTTTCGGGCTCTGCTGGTCGGACGTACGGAGTATTTTCGAAAGGCTTGACGAGGACTTTGTTGATATTTTTTGATCTCGCATGGCGGCTGCGAAtcagattcccctatgtctacCTCGTCGCCTCGATGATGTTTAATGTGAGATTACAG GTTCACATCGAAATCCACTGA